One part of the Haliotis asinina isolate JCU_RB_2024 chromosome 2, JCU_Hal_asi_v2, whole genome shotgun sequence genome encodes these proteins:
- the LOC137271914 gene encoding sodium- and chloride-dependent glycine transporter 2-like yields MTCVNQVSESDHTIPDYARGSWGNKVQFLLSCFGYGASLGTVWRFPYLCYRNGGATFLIPYFIMMLVIGLPIMFLEMALGQFASEGTITVWKVSPAFHGIGLAMVITMSILVVYYNMVVMYAIYYVFVSFVNLDDTVPWGSCGNPWNTNSCRSEPFPSLTPMDEAIRTTTLFEEFYNQPCVQNLLSNISDVYNSTFNSTDDLNSTMIQNDITKRCLIKYTTASEEYWERYVLRLYESDGLEDLGGLSLRNTLCLFLTWILLFICLKKGIKSSGKALYFTATFPYVIMLVLLVRGLTLPGYEKGIAFYVTPQIHRLTEAKVWGDAATQVFFSLSAGYGGVVTMSSYNKFHNNCELDAVIVAIVNSVSSILSGFTIFSILGYMAHVTNQDIETVVHQGPGLAFIAYPEGIAEIPQSALWALLFFSMFCTLGMSGQFAQVQTVLSGIGDIFPHLLRRHKTAFTGFCCLLGFLLGLPMVTRGGIYVLTLMDWYCGSYNLMIAVLAEIICLMYVYGVKQFLEDIKMMIGHLPNPYWVVNWVFLTPATLLFVLIVSAMQYDPANYGDYTFPSWAQGIGWSMVVAPVAMILLIVAVQTYKLGPGNPFVPAPSWGPAKQEDRTGTYSVSAKVPDGHTLDSISANTEEKSSAKCGSDNHRLYSTTM; encoded by the exons atgacatgtgtcaaccaagtcagcgagtctgaccacaccatccct GATTATGCCAGGGGGTCCTGGGGAAACAAGGTCCAGTTCCTGCTGTCCTGTTTCGGCTACGGAGCCAGCCTTGGAACCGTCTGGAGGTTTCCTTATCTCTGCTACAGAAATGGAGGAG CCACGTTCCTGATTCCCTACTTTATTATGATGTTGGTGATCGGCCTACCAATAATGTTCCTGGAGATGGCCCTCGGTCAGTTCGCCTCAGAAGGAACGATCACTGTGTGGAAGGTCAGCCCAGCATTCCATG GTATCGGATTGGCTATGGTGATCACCATGTCTATCCTTGTGGTTTACTACAACATGGTTGTCATGTACGCTATCTACTACGTGTTTGTCAGCTTCGTCAACCTTGACGACACTGTACCCTGGGGGTCGTGTGGCAATCCCTGGAACACTAATTCCTGTAGGTCGGAGCCTTTCCCTTCACTAACGCCAATGGACGAGGCAATCAGAACAACGACTTTGTTTG AAGAGTTCTACAACCAGCCTTGTGTACAGAACCTTCTCAGCAACATCTCTGACGTCTACAACTCTACCTTCAACAGCACTGATGATCTCAACTCCACCATGATCCAGAACGACATCACGAAGAGATGCCTCATCAAATACACCACAGCCAGTGAAGAGTACTGGGA ACGTTATGTACTTCGGCTCTATGAATCTGATGGGCTTGAGGATTTGGGCGGGCTCAGTCTGAGGAACACCCTCTGTCTGTTCCTTACCTGGATTCTccttttcatctgtctcaagaAAGGAATCAAATCATCTGGCAAG GCCTTATATTTCACCGCCACCTTCCCCTACGTCATCATGCTGGTGCTGTTGGTGAGGGGCCTGACGTTGCCAGGATACGAGAAGGGCATCGCTTTTTACGTGACGCCGCAGATCCATAGGCTGACAGAGGCCAAG GTATGGGGCGATGCAGCTACTCAGGTATTTTTCTCGTTAAGTGCAGGGTATGGTGGAGTGGTGACTATGTCGAGCTACAACAAGTTCCACAACAACTGTGAGCT AGATGCTGTTATAGTAGCTATCGTCAACTCTGTGAGCAGTATTCTGTCTGGCTTCACCATCTTCTCTATTCTGGGCTACATGGCACACGTCACTAACCAGGACATAGAGACCGTGGTACATCAAG GTCCCGGTCTAGCTTTCATTGCTTACCCAGAAGGCATTGCTGAGATACCACAGTCTGCATTGTGGGCCTTACTGTTCTTCTCCATGTTTTGTACGCTTGGAATGAGTGGTCAG TTTGCGCAAGTGCAGACTGTATTGAGCGGCATCGGTGACATCTTCCCACATCTCCTGAGACGCCACAAAACTGCCTTCACAGGATTCTGTTGTCTCCTTGGCTTCCTTCTGGGCTTGCCCATGGTCACAAGG GGTGGTATCTATGTGTTGACTCTGATGGACTGGTACTGTGGCAGCTACAACCTGATGATAGCGGTTCTGGCGGAGATcatctgtctcatgtatgtctATG GTGTAAAACAGTTCCTGGAGGACATCAAGATGATGATTGGCCACCTACCTAATCCATACTGGGTGGTCAATTGGGTCTTCCTGACTCCCGCCACCCTGCTT tttgtattAATCGTGTCAGCTATGCAGTACGATCCTGCCAACTATGGAGACTACACGTTTCCATCGTGGGCTCAAGGCATTGGCTGGAGCATGGTTGTCGCCCCTGTTGCTATGATACTCCTCATTGTAGCGGTACAGACCTACAAGCTGGGACCA GGGAACCCCTTTGTACCAGCTCCCAGCTGGGGACCTGCCAAGCAGGAAGACCGAACAGGAACATACTCGGTCAGTGCCAAGGTTCCTGACGGACACACTTTGGACAGCATCAGTGCCAACACCGAAGAGAAATCATCCGCCAAGTGCGGTTCTGACAACCACAGATTGTACAGCACTACAATGTAA